The window CAGCATGAACACGCCCCGGATCGAAAGGCGCCTGCGAACGATGCCGTAGGAAAAGGCCGCAGCCCCGATCAGCAATGTGTTGGGCAGCGCGTAGAAGGCGATGTCCTGCGCCGATTCCAGCCCCACTTCGCGCAGGCGGAACGGCCAGTAGAGCGAGGTGCCCGTCGCCAGCGTTCCGGCCGCGACGCCCAGCAACAGCGCCGCGCCCGGCACGCGGCCGCGCGGCGTCGCTTGCTGCGGCGTGGCCTGCTTCGCGGTGCGCGGCACGCCGACCAGCAGCAGGATCAGGCAGGGGAAGGCCGTCGCATAAACCGCGAACGCCTCACGCCAGCCCAGATCGGCGAGCATGCCCGTGATCGGATTGAGCGCGACCACCACGAAGGTCGCGAGCGCGCCGTTGATGCTGAGCCAGCGGCTCTGCGCGGAGCCGGCGAAATGATCGCCGATCAGCGCGATGTAACCGGTCGAGATCGTCCCGACCATCAACCCCACGATGAAGCGGCCGAGGACGAGTTGCCAGAGCGCGTCGGCCAGCGCCATCCCGCAGCCGACCAGCCCGAAGATGATCGTCGCGGCGGCCAGCACCGGCGGGCGCCCGTGCCGATCGGACAGCCAGCCGCCGATCGGCGCGCCGATCATCATGCCAAGGCCGGTGGCGGTGGCGACCATCTTGATGAACAGGCCATTCTCGCCATTGCCGAAGGCGTCGGCGATGCCCGGCAGCATCACCGATATCGTGCCCAGCGCCACGCCCGGCAGCACCCCGCCCAGCGCGATCGCGGTCTTGCCCGCGGCGTTCATCGGCGAATGGCTCAAAATGACGGCGGTTGTACCGGCGCGCCGCTCTGCACCTTCGCGATCACCTGTTCGGACGCCATCATGCATACCGACGCATTGGGAAAGCCGATATAGGGCAGCGCCATCAGGACGACGCCGCGCAGCTCGTTCGCGTCCATCTCCCCATTGCGCAGCGCGCATTCGGCGTGGATCGTGAACATATCCGCGCGGCCATGCGACAGGAGGCCGCCCAGGATCACCATGCGCTTGTCGCGCATCGAAAGCTGTTCGATCCCGCCCCAGAAATCGTTGAACATCTTCATCGTCATGCCGCTGAACCCCTTGGGGTCGATTTGCGGCGGCTGCGGCACGACGCCGCGATAGCAATCGTCGAACACGGCCTGGCCGCGTGCGATCATGTCCTGTTCGGTGGGATTATGGTCGGCCATGCAACACCTTGGGAAAGGGCCCGGCGGGAGGGCACCCGCCGGGCCAGGGAGATCAGAATTCCACCGCCAGATCGACGCCGTAGGTGCGCGCGCGCTCATAAAGCGCCGAGCCGACGGGACCGAGGCCGACGAACTGGATGATGTCGTCATTGTCGAGGATGTTGCGCCCCCACACCGCGACGGTCGCCTTGGTGCTGCCGAGGTCGAAGTCGGTCAGCGCGACGCGCCCGTTGACGATCCACGCAAACGGCTTGGTCGCGGCCTTCACGAGGACCGGATCGGCCTGCGAGGTCGGGCCGGTGCCGGGGGTGAGATCCGATGTGAGCGAGTTCTTGCTCTGGAAGTTGCCGTCGACGCGGAACATCATGTGGCCGCCCGCGATGATCGGCGCGGTTTCATATTGCGCCGAAAGATTGCCAGTCCACTTGGGCCGCGCAAACTCGCGATAGCCGGGCGCGCCCGACTGGAGCACGAAACCGCCGGTGCAGCTTGGCCCCTGGCATCCGATCCCGCCGAACACGGTGTCCTGATCGAACTTGAAGTGCAGGTAGCCGAAGTTCGCGCCCAGCGTCAGGCCGTCGACCGGAATGAAGGTATTTTCCCATTCCGCGCCATACGCCTTGGCATCGGCCGAGGAGATGATCGCGACCGAGAAGGGGAAGGCCGCCGGCACGCCCGAAATCGTGCCCGACGTGTTGTACTGGATCGCCTTATACTTCACGTCGAAGACCGACAGGTTGGTGCGCAGGCGCCGATCGAGCAGATCGGCCTTGATGCCGGCTTCCCAAGACTTTGCGGTTTCGGGCTGGAACGGGATCGTCGCCAGCTGACCGCCCGAAATATAGCCAGTCGAATATTTGGCGTAGGTCAGGATGCCGTCGACCGGCCGATAGTTCACGCCCACCAGGAAGTTCTGGTGCGAGCTGCGATAGCGGATCGGTGAGATCAGGCGCGGCAGCGCGGGATTGGTCGGCTGGTTGGGCAGATATTCGTTGCCCTTCTTGCGGTCCTTGGTGATGCGCCCGCCGAGAACGAGGTCGAGCCGGTCGGTCAGGTGGAATTCGGGCTGCACATAAACCGCGTTCGAATTGACCTTGATATTGCCGGGCTGGAAGCCGGGATTTTGCGGGATCACGAAGGCGGTGCCCTGCGCGCTCGTCCCCTGGCCGTAGAAGGCGGTCAGGATGTTCGTGTTGAACACGTCGTTGAGACCGCCGGTCTGCTGGAACATGTGGAAATAGAGGTAGCCGGCGGTGATCGTGAACCAGTCGGTGTTGATGTTGACCTGAAACTCGTTGCTCCATTGCTTCAGGTTGTTGAACGAGTTGTTGGTCAGATAGGCGAAGGGCTTGCCCACGCTCTGCAGGCACGACGTCGACGGGACGGGCGCAAGGCAGGCCTGACCCGGATTGCCGCCCGGCAACCAGGCCGGCGGTACGATCGCGGTCGCCGACACCGGAACCGCCGGCGTGTTGAGCAGGCCGCCCAGACCGTCGAGTTGGAAGGTGTTGTAAAGCCGGGTCGTGCGGCGGGCGAGGATGTTCTTCACCGACACCGTATCGTTGATCTGCCACTTCGCGGTCAGGTTGTGGCCGACATTCTTTGAATAACCGGGCGTGGTGAAGTTGTTGTTGACCGCCTTGGGCCGCTTGAGCGTGACCGGGGTGCGGGTCGCCGCGCTCTGCGCCGCATAGAGGCCGGACAGGAAGCCGGTCGGGAAGTAAGCGACGCCGGCGGCTTCGGGGGTGAAGTCGTTCTGCGAATAATCGAACTTGTAGATCAGATCGAGATCGGGGTGCAGATCGAGCTTGGCGGCGGCCGACACCGCCTCGACATTCTCGTCGCCCAGATATTTGGGTGACGTCTTCACGCCGATCTTGCCGCCGGTCGCGGGGCCGTAATCCCAACGCGTGCTCGCGCCCAGGTTGCGCGTGTCGCCGCGCCGTTCCTTGTGCAGATAGGTAGCCGACAGGCTCAGCGGGCCGAATTGCGGCAGATCGACACGCGTGCGCGACCGGATCTGATCGTAATTGCCGTAGGTGAACTCCTGCCGCACGCCAAACTCGCCGGTCGGGTTGCGCGTGATGAAGCTCACCGCGCCGCCGGTGGCGTTACGGCCGAACAGGGTGCCTTGCGGACCCTTCAGCACTTCGATCCGCTCGAGATCGGCGGTTTCGAACACCGAACCGGCGGTCGCCTGAATATAGACGCCGTCGATATATAGCGCGACGCCCTTGTCGGTGCCGACCGCCGAACCGCCGGTCAGGATGCCGCGCAGCGTGTAGTTGGGAAGCTGCGAACCGCCGCCCGACGGACGGACCGTCAGGTTGGGGACGACCGCGCTCAGATCGCGCACGTCCTGCACACGGTTCGCCTGCAGTGCGTTGGCGGTCATCGCGGTGATCGAGATCGGCACGTTCTGCAGATTCTGCTCGCGCTTCTGCGCGGTGACGATGATCTCTTCGACGCCGGTGACGCGGTTGTCGTCCGCAGGCGCGCTCTGCGCAAAGGCGGGTGCTGTGACGGCGGCTGCCGCCGACGCGAGGAACGCGACACGAGTCCTGTTCAGAATCTTCATAAAATCCTCCCCTCCATCGCGCTCGCTCCGGTGGAACGGCGCTTTCTCCTAAGGTTCCGTGCTGCGTCTTGATCGCGTCAGCATCGGAGCGATTCGTTTTCGAATCGATTCAATTATCTCTTTGCATCGCAAAGCGCGCTGCATCTGGCAACCGTCTGTGAAAGGCCGGTTGCCGGGCAATGCATAAAACAGAACATACGTCAGTTAAAGTCGCGCTTTTTGCGACACCGTTTTTCCGGTCCTGCCGCAAGCGCGTGAAACGATATTGTGAACCGGTTCAGTTGCGCGATAGAGGGCGCGCATGTTGAAGCCCGCTGCCCGCCCTGCCGGTCGCCCCCGCCGCCTGACTCTCGAACGCGTGCTCGACGAAGCCTGGGCGATGGGCATCGACAATATCGAAATGGCGCCGCTCGCCCGGCGGCTCGGCGTCGCGGTCGGTACGCTCTACAGCTACGTCAACAATCGCGAACATCTGATCTTCCAGGTCGCGTCGCGGCGGGCGCAGGCGATGGTGGTCAAGGATGTCGGCCAGGAATGGCAGGACATCATCCGCGAACATGCAGCACTCACCTTCGAACGGATGCGCGGCTGGCCGCAGCTGATCGCCAATCTCGTGTCGGGCAATGCCGGCACGCATTTCGGCGCGGAGACCCGCCGCGTGATCGTCGATCTGCTCCACACGCGCGGCTTGTCGAAGCGGATGGCGAACGATCTCTATTTCGAAACCAACCAGACGGTGCTGGGTGCGGTCGTCGCCACGCAGTTCATGGAAACGACGCTGGTGCCGCTGGCCGAAGGACGAAGCTCGGCCGAGGCGTTCGGCATTCCGGCGGGTTTCGGCAGCTACGAACCCGCGCTCGAACGGATGATCGCCTGTTATGAAGGCTTGCTGGCCGGCTGACCGCCGCGCAGCGCCTGCACCAGCAGCACCAGTTCGGGCAGCCGCCTCGTCCCCGTCTTGGCGTAGATCCGGCGCATGTGCGTCTTGAGCGAATTGGCGCCGATGCCCAGCCGGCCATGCGCCTCGGCGCGGGTTACGCCGCCCGCCATGACGCGCAACGCCCGCAATTCGGCCGCCGTCAGGCCATATCGCGCGGCGAGTTGCCGATCGAACGGATCGTCGCGGACGAAGGCAGGCGCCAGCCGGTCTTCATCATAGAGGATCACCTGCAGCCCGCGTTTCGCCTGAAAGGGGGAGAAGCGCCGGACGTCTTTCGCGAAGGCGCGGCGGAGGTGCGGGCCGATCCGGTCGAACAGGTCGACATCGTCCTCGCTGAAATTGGGCGCACCCGTGCTGCGAACCGCGAACAGCCGCACGCGGATGCCAGCAATGTCGACGTCGATCATCACGCCGTGGCCCAGGCTTGTCAGCGCGCTCTGTTCGCGGAACCAGCGTGCATGCCGCAATTGCGGTTCGGGGACGATATCGGTGAAGCGCCGTGCCGAGGGGAAGCGCGCGCCGGTGACGAGGCCGGCGCCCGGATCGTCGGTCATCGGCAGCAGCTTGTCCATCAGCCTGCGCGAGATCGACCGACCCGATCGGACGAGCGTGTGCGTGAGCATCAGATCGTCGGCGTCGTAGATCGTCACCCCGGCGCCGGCCGCGCCCACCGCGTCGCGGATCAGTTCGAACATGTGCGACAGCGATCCGCCCGCGGTGCCCGCGTCGTAGATTCCGCTGATCAGAGCGTCATATCCGTCCATATCGAACATCGCAGATATCACCCTTAAGGGTGACGACGCGCTTGCGCCAGCATGACAAGCATCGCCCCGACAGACCCGCCGGCACAGG is drawn from Sphingomonas crocodyli and contains these coding sequences:
- a CDS encoding MFS transporter; this encodes MNAAGKTAIALGGVLPGVALGTISVMLPGIADAFGNGENGLFIKMVATATGLGMMIGAPIGGWLSDRHGRPPVLAAATIIFGLVGCGMALADALWQLVLGRFIVGLMVGTISTGYIALIGDHFAGSAQSRWLSINGALATFVVVALNPITGMLADLGWREAFAVYATAFPCLILLLVGVPRTAKQATPQQATPRGRVPGAALLLGVAAGTLATGTSLYWPFRLREVGLESAQDIAFYALPNTLLIGAAAFSYGIVRRRLSIRGVFMLCGLMSALGLVVMASATTPGGVATGLVLEGIGVGLLTPNLSLYTIELSPPDRRAAMIGLVKGVYFGSPFLTQFALEWINHRAGTSAALLAIAVMAATLGLAMLTAMIRTGSTKGIVTS
- a CDS encoding carboxymuconolactone decarboxylase family protein, yielding MADHNPTEQDMIARGQAVFDDCYRGVVPQPPQIDPKGFSGMTMKMFNDFWGGIEQLSMRDKRMVILGGLLSHGRADMFTIHAECALRNGEMDANELRGVVLMALPYIGFPNASVCMMASEQVIAKVQSGAPVQPPSF
- a CDS encoding TonB-dependent receptor; the encoded protein is MKILNRTRVAFLASAAAAVTAPAFAQSAPADDNRVTGVEEIIVTAQKREQNLQNVPISITAMTANALQANRVQDVRDLSAVVPNLTVRPSGGGSQLPNYTLRGILTGGSAVGTDKGVALYIDGVYIQATAGSVFETADLERIEVLKGPQGTLFGRNATGGAVSFITRNPTGEFGVRQEFTYGNYDQIRSRTRVDLPQFGPLSLSATYLHKERRGDTRNLGASTRWDYGPATGGKIGVKTSPKYLGDENVEAVSAAAKLDLHPDLDLIYKFDYSQNDFTPEAAGVAYFPTGFLSGLYAAQSAATRTPVTLKRPKAVNNNFTTPGYSKNVGHNLTAKWQINDTVSVKNILARRTTRLYNTFQLDGLGGLLNTPAVPVSATAIVPPAWLPGGNPGQACLAPVPSTSCLQSVGKPFAYLTNNSFNNLKQWSNEFQVNINTDWFTITAGYLYFHMFQQTGGLNDVFNTNILTAFYGQGTSAQGTAFVIPQNPGFQPGNIKVNSNAVYVQPEFHLTDRLDLVLGGRITKDRKKGNEYLPNQPTNPALPRLISPIRYRSSHQNFLVGVNYRPVDGILTYAKYSTGYISGGQLATIPFQPETAKSWEAGIKADLLDRRLRTNLSVFDVKYKAIQYNTSGTISGVPAAFPFSVAIISSADAKAYGAEWENTFIPVDGLTLGANFGYLHFKFDQDTVFGGIGCQGPSCTGGFVLQSGAPGYREFARPKWTGNLSAQYETAPIIAGGHMMFRVDGNFQSKNSLTSDLTPGTGPTSQADPVLVKAATKPFAWIVNGRVALTDFDLGSTKATVAVWGRNILDNDDIIQFVGLGPVGSALYERARTYGVDLAVEF
- a CDS encoding helix-turn-helix transcriptional regulator, with amino-acid sequence MFDMDGYDALISGIYDAGTAGGSLSHMFELIRDAVGAAGAGVTIYDADDLMLTHTLVRSGRSISRRLMDKLLPMTDDPGAGLVTGARFPSARRFTDIVPEPQLRHARWFREQSALTSLGHGVMIDVDIAGIRVRLFAVRSTGAPNFSEDDVDLFDRIGPHLRRAFAKDVRRFSPFQAKRGLQVILYDEDRLAPAFVRDDPFDRQLAARYGLTAAELRALRVMAGGVTRAEAHGRLGIGANSLKTHMRRIYAKTGTRRLPELVLLVQALRGGQPASKPS